A genomic segment from Glycine soja cultivar W05 chromosome 18, ASM419377v2, whole genome shotgun sequence encodes:
- the LOC114397194 gene encoding F-box/kelch-repeat protein At3g23880-like: MPGYHLVGSCNGLHCGVSEIPEGYRVCFWNKATRVISRESPTLSFSPGIGRRIMFGFGYDPSSDKYKVVAIALTMLSLDVSEKTEMKVFGAGDNSWRNLKGFPVLWTLPEVGGVYLSGTINWVVIKGKETIHSEIIQILKFLETRCVFGKIATPIFACGR, translated from the exons ATGCCAGGTTACCATCTGGTCGGTTCATGTAATGGGTTGCACTGTGGGGTTAGCGAAATACCAGAAGGATACCGTGTTTGTTTCTGGAACAAGGCGACAAGGGTGATATCCAGAGAATCGCCAACGCTGTCTTTTTCCCCGGGCATCGGTCGTAGAATAATGTTTGGGTTTGGCTATGATCCGTCAAGTGACAAATACAAGGTTGTAGCAATTGCGTTGACTATGCTCTCACTTGATGTATCTGAAAAGACTGAGATGAAAGTTTTTGGCGCGGGTGACAATAGTTGGAGAAACCTTAAAGGTTTTCCTGTTCTTTGGACTTTACCTGAAGTTGGTGGAGTGTATCTGAGTGGAACCATTAATTGGGTTGTTATTAAGGGAAAAGAAACCATTCATTCTGAAATC ATACAAATATTGAAGTTTTTAGAGACTCGTTGTGTGTTTGGCAAGATAGCAACACCCATCTTTGCTTG